The Crassaminicella indica genomic interval TCATAAGAGCTTCTATTTTGTCTATTTTGACATCATCTGCTTTCCAATAGTTTTCATTTTTCTCAAGAATAATTCTATCTCCCATGATATAATCTGCCAGTTTAAATGGTCCGTTGCTAACAGCTATTTCAGGATTTCTAGCCCAACCTTTTGGATCCTTTTCTACCATATCTTTTCTTACTGGCATATAAGTATAAAAGGTCGTTAAATTAAGAAAATATGCTGTTGGCGCATTAAGAGTTACTTCCAAAGTTTTATCATCTATAGCTTTTACAGCTACATCATCTAATGATCCTTTTCCTTCATAAGCATCTTGTGCACCTTTAATATAGAATAGTTGGAATGCATACTCAGATGGTTCTGGAACTAGATTAGGATCTAACGCTCTTTTCCAAGCATACTCAAAATCTTGTGCACGCACTGGCTTTCCATCTGACCATTTTGCATCTCTTAAATGGAAAGTATAAGTAAGACCATCATCAGATACATCGTAGCTTTCTGCCATAGCTTTTTCAAGCTTTCCATCTCTTTCTCTCATCAGTCCTTCAAAGGTATTATTAATAATATGACCACCATCAGAAGCACTATTTAGCTGAGGATCTATTGTCTTCGGCTCTGAACTTATATTCCATCTTAATACTACTTCTCCTTTCTTCTCTTCTGGTTTATTTCCTGTACATCCAGTCAAAGCAGTAACAAATAATATAACCACCAATATAAAAGCTAAACTTTTTTTAAACAATCATATCCCTCCAATATTTTATATTTTTCATAATCTTATTATAAACAATTATTTCAATCAAAAGACGGTTTGCTTCTTAATTCACCTCCTTATAAATGACCATCTTAAAAATATTTTAAATTAAATATTTAAAAAATATTCAATAGGTTATTACAAGTTCTTAATGAGATGAAATTATCTGAAATCTTTTCGTAAAAAAAATTTTATAACAAATGACATGCTGCCATATGTCCACCACCTATATCTTTCATGATAGGTTCATTTTCAGCACATTTCTTCATTGCATGAGGACATCTTGTGCAAAATCTACATCCTGAAGGAGGATTTAGTGGACTTGGAACATCTCCTTTTAATAAAATTCTGTGCTTCTCTTTTGATATATCAGGATCTGGAATTGGAATAGCCGATAGTAAAGCTTTTGTATATGGATGAGCAGGATTTTCAAAAATTTCGTCACTGTCTGCAATTTCAACTAATTTTCCAAGATACATAACTCCTATGCGATCTGATATATATCTAACCATTGAAAGGTCATGGGCAATAAATAAATAGGTCAGTCCTAGTTCTTCTTGCAAATCGCCTAGCATATTTACTACCTGTGCCTGTATAGAAACATCAAGAGCTGATATAGGCTCATCACATATTATAAATTCTGGCTTTACAGCTAAAGCACGCGCAATACCTATACGCTGTCTTTGTCCTCCACTAAATTCATGCGGATATCTTATAGCATGATCAGGATTTAATCCTACTTTTGATAACAAATCATGGATAATTTCTGTTCTAAGCTTTCCTGATGCTAAATTATGAATATCTAAAGCTTCTCCTATAATATCACCAACAGTCATACGACTATTTAAAGATGCATAAGGATCTTGAAAAATCATCTGCATTTTTTTTCTAAAGGGATGGAGTTCTCTTTCATTCATCATACCAATTTCCACACCATTAAAAATAATCTCTCCTTCTGTAGGCTCATATAAACGAATAAGCGTTCTTCCTGTTGTTGATTTTCCACAACCTGATTCTCCTACAAGCCCCAATGTTTCCCCCTTTTTAATATAAAAGCTCACATCATCAACTGCTTTTACATACTGTATATCTTTTCCAAAGAACCCCTTTCTTATTGGAAAATATTTTTTCAGATTTTTCACTTCTAGTAAAATATCATCATTTTTTTTCATTATATCCTCCCCCTCTTTACACCAGTATCTACTTCAACTTGAGGAGCATTTTTATGAAGGAGCCAACACATAGAACGATGACCTTTTTCTTCCTCAAAATAAGGTGGCTTCATTTCTTGACAGATTTTCATTGTATAAGGACATCTCTCTGCAAAAGGACATCCCTTTGGAGGATTTAATAAATCTGGAGGTGTTCCTTCTATTGGAACCAATCTCTGCTTTTCCCCTAAATCCAATCTTGGAATAGACTTTAATAATCCCATAGTGTAAGGATGCTTTGGATTGTAGAAAATTTGTTCTGTAGTCCCTTCCTCCATAATAAGCCCACCATACATCACAATAATTCTTGTACATACATCTGCTACAACTCCTAAATCATGTGTAATCAAAATAATAGAAGTATTAATTTTTTCCTTTAAATCCTTCATGAGTTCTAAAATTTGTGCTTGTATGGTAACATCTAGTGCTGTTGTTGGTTCATCTGCTATGAGAAGGCTTGGCTCACAGGATAGTGCCATAGCAATCATAGCCCTTTGTCTCATGCCTCCACTAAATTCATGCGGATAGTTATCTATCCTTTTTTCAGGAGATGGAATCCCAACAAGCTTTAACATTTCTACTGCCTTTTCTCTTGCTTGCTTCTTACTTAAACCCTGATGGTGCCTTATAGCTTCCATTATCTGATTTCCTATAGTATATACAGGATTCAAAGAAGTCATAGGGTCCTGAAAAATCATAGCCATTTCATTTCCTCTAATACGCTGCATTTCTTTTTCAGACATATTGACAACATCTTTTCCTTTAAAAGTAATTTTTCCATCTACAATTTTGCCTGGATACTGAAGGAGTCTCATAATAGACATTGATGTAACACTTTTGCCACTTCCAGATTCTCCAACAATTCCAATAGCTTCTCCTTTATCTAAATGAAAACTTACACCTCTTATAGCCTTGACTTCTCCCACATGAGTAAAGAAAGAGGTATAAAGGTCCTTTACTTCTAATATTTTTTCATTTTTCATTATTTTCACCCCTTTTCTATTTACGAAGACGTGGATCTAGGGCATCTCTTAAGCCATCACCTAAAAAGTTAAACGCAAGCATAGTAATACAAATAGCTATTGACGGGAAGAAAAGCTGATATGGATAAGAACGAAGACCTCCTAACGCATCACTAGCGAGTGATCCCCACGAAGACATAGGTGCTGAAACTCCAAGTCCTATGAAGCTTAAGAATGATTCTGTAAAGATAGCACTTGGTATCTGCATAGTCATAGTTACAATTATTACACCCATAGCATTTGGAATCAAATGTCTATAAAGAATCCTCCATGTACTTGCACCTAATGTTTTAGCTGCTAGTACATATTCTTGTTCTTTTAAACTTAACACTTGCCCACGTACAATTCTTGCCATTTTCACCCAATAAATTGTTCCTAGTGTAATAATAATACTCTTTAAGCCTGAACCGATTACAACCATCAAAATAATAGCATATAGCACTAAAGGAATGGTGGAAATAACATCTACAATCCTCATCATAACATTGTCAATTTTTCCACCCATATATCCTGAAATACCTCCATAAAGCACCCCTATAAAAAAGTTCACTAATGTCGCAATAACCGCAACAGTCAAAGAGATTCGTGCACCATATAAAACCCTTATAAACAAATCTCTACCATGAGCATCTGTTCCAAACCAATGTTCACTACTTGGTCCTTCATTACCTCTTAAAAGATTTTGTTCAGAATACGTGTATGAAGAAAAAATAGGACCAATAATAGCAAAAGCAAATATAATAATGATCATAAAAAGTCCTAGCATAGCCAATTTATTTTTCTTAAGTCTTCTCCAAGCATCCTGCCAATAGGTCATACTTGGACGAACAATTTTTTCTTTTTCTCGATCTTTCATTCCAATAGGCTGCCACATATCCTGTGGAATTTTATTTAGTTCCATCATCTAAGCTCCTTCCTATTTATCTATTTTAATTCTAGGGTCTATAAATCCATATACAACATCTACAACTAATACCATAACTACTAAGAATATTGCATAAAATATTGTCATCCCCATTAATACGGTATAGTCACGATTTCCAACACTTTCCACAAAATGTTTCCCCATACCAGGGATAGCAAAAATTCTTTCTACTACGAATGATCCTGTCAATATTGCTGCTACAAGTGGTCCTACATACGTTACAACAGGAATTAATGCATTCTTCAACGCATGCTTTACGACTACTGTAAATTCAGGAAGCCCCTTAGCTCTCGCAGTTCGAATATAATCCTGCTGAAGCACCTCAAGCATACTAGAACGTGTTAGTCTTGCAACAAAAGAAAGAGAAAATCCACTTAAAGCTATAACAGGTCCAATATAATGCTTCCATGTCTTTAACCCAAAGGATGGAAGTATTCCAAGCTTCGAACTAAATATATAAATGATTAATGTTCCTAATACAAAGCTTGGTATCGTTACACCTAAAGTAGCAAAAAACATAGCCAATTGATCCTGCCATTTATTTTGCTTTAGTGCAGAAATGATTCCAATAGGTACACCTAATATAAGAACAAGGATAACAGCAAGTCCACCGATTTTAGCAGAAATAGGAAATCCCTTTTCGATGAGTTGATTTACCGTTACACCCGTACGCTGAAAGGATGGTCCTAAATCTCCTCTTATAACATCTCCAAGATAATCTATATATTGCTTCCATAATGGTTGATCAAGCTTATATTTTGCTTCTAACGCTTTAATAACAGCAGGCGGCAATGCCTTTTCTCTCGTAAAAGGTCCTCCTGGTATAGCATGCATTAAAAAAAATGTAATAGTAATGACTAATAATAACGTAATAATCATTGAAAATGTTCTATTTGCAATAAATCTACCCAAATTATTCACCCTCCTTTTAAAATTTCAATCGAATATTATAAATCTATTTTTTATGCTATTTACACCTCCTACTTATAAATTTTATTACAAAATGTTTCACATTTATCATTGAAACTATTTGTTCCTTGTAATTCGTTTTTCAGATAATTTTTATTTTTTATTCATTGTATGATGTATTATTAATAATAACTGAATTTTTTAGACAATTCAACCAATTAGAGTTAATCTATTTCTTAAATATTTGTAACATTTTCTAAACCTATTGATATAACTAAGTTGTGCATTTGTAGCATACTACACTCCTATCAAATCTTAAATTCTTAATTTCATTTTAATATTTGCATATCAATTAAGTTTATTTAATTTTTATTCATTTTTGTTTTTACACTGTTCGTGCTACTTGCACATTTTAATGCATTTTCTTTCATTTTGTTCGTGGTTTGCATACAATTGTAAATAACACCCCTACCTTTTTAAAAATCTTTCTTTTTGTAGTTTTCCCTCACTTTTTTTGAATATGTGTCTATTTGATAATATATAAAGAAAAAGAATTCTTTTGAAATAAGAATTCTTTTTCTTTTAAAATTTTATCGTTCTATTGATACATATCCAAAGAACCAGTGTCCCATTTTTGTTTTTTGCCAATCCTTCACATACTCTTTTACCATTTGTGGTCTTGTATAGTAATAAATTGGCATAACTATATTTGTATCCATCATTAAAGCTTGTGCTTTATAAAGCAATTCAAATCTTTCTTTTCCTGTTAATAATTTTGATTTTTCAATCAGCTTATCATATTCAGGATTATTCCATTGACAATCATTATTTCCTGAATATGATAACCATAAATCCAGCATAGTCATTGGATCAGCATAATCTCCTAACCAACCAGCTCTTGCAATCTGAAAATTCCCATGATGTCTTGCATCTTGGAATACTGCCCACTCTTGATTTTGAAGTTTTACCTCTATACCAAGATTTTGCCTCCACATTTCTTGAATGGCTTCGGCAATAGCTTTATGTTTTTCTAGCGTATTATAAATAACTGTAACCTCTGGAAAGCCCTTTCCATCAGGATATCCAGCTTCTGCCAATAATTTTTTTGCTTCTTCTACCTTTGCATCATTTGGATCTATTCCATAATCTCCTGCAACCTTTTGAAATTCTTTACCTTCTGCATCTAATAATCCTGGTGGTGTAAAGCCTGTAGCAGGTAATTCTCCTCCCTTTGCAATTTCTTCACAAATGGTTTTTCTATCAATTGCAAGCGTCAATGCTCTTCTAACCCTTATATCATCTACTGGTTTTGCATTTACATTAAATATGTAATAATATGTTCCTACTTCTGGCCAAATCATAAATGTTGGATCTTCTTTTTTAAGTCTTGGTATTTCCTGCACTGGTATTTGATCAATCACATCTAACTCTCCTGCTTCATAAGCTGTTAGAGCTGTTGACTCTTCTACAATCATCATCGCTTTAATCTTATCAAGCTTAACCTTATCTGCATTCCAGTAATATTTATTCTTTTTTAAAATAATTCTATCTCCCATAATGTAATTCTCTAAACTAAAAGGACCATTAGAAACTGCCAATTCAGGATTTCTAGCCCAACCCTCTGGATCCTTTTCTACCATATCTTTTCTTACTGGCATATAAGTATAAAAGGTCGTTAAATCAAGAAAATATGGTGTTGGTGCACTAAGAGTTACTTCCAAAGTTTTATCATCTTTGCATTTAATTGATACATCATCTAATGATCCTTTTCCTTCATAAGCATCTTGTGCCCCTTTAATATAGAATAATTGAAACGCATACTCTGATGGTTCTGGAACTAGATTAGGATCTAACGCTCTCTTCCAAGCATACTCGAAATCTTGTGCACGCACTGGCTTTCCATCTGACCATTTTGCATCTCTTAAATGGAAAGTATATGTAAGTCCATCATCAGATACATCATAGCTTTCTGCCATACCAGAAATAAGTTTTCCATCAATCTCCCTCATCAAGCCTTCAAAAATATTATTGATAACATGACCACCATCAGAAGCACTATTCAGCTGAGGGTCTATTGTCTTTGGCTCTGAACGTAAATTCCATCTTAATACAGATACATTCTTCGTTTCTCCTTGTACTTCATCTTCTTTCTGCTTATCACTACTACCTACACAGCCTGTAAAAACTGTAATGATTAATATCATTACTAAGAATAATACAAAAAATTTTTTTGACATGTTCATTCCCTCCTTTACTTCTTCTTTATTTCCTTATTACATTCTATGCAATCTTGTCCCATTCATGATAACTTTTTCACGACAAAAAAAAAGATGCACAATAAGCATCTTTCTTACTGAATCATCTGTTCAAATTCTTCTTCACTAATAACTTTTATTCCAAGATTATTTGCTTTATCTAATTTCGACCCTGCTTCAGCTCCTGCCAATACATAATCTGTTTTTTTACTTACACTACCAGAAACTCTTCCACCTAAATCCTCTATTATTTTTTTTGCTTCACTTCTTTTATACTTTTTAAGTGTTCCTGTTAAAACAAATGTCAATCCTTCAAATTTCTTTTCTATTTTATCATTCTCATCACTCTTCTTAATAGCCTTCATATTTACCCCAGCAGTTCTTAGCTTTTCTATGATCTCAAGGTTTCTATCCTCTTTGAAAAAAGCTACAATACTTTCTGCCATTTTATGTCCAATTTCAGGAATATTTGTTATTTGTTCCTCACTTGCATTCATCAATACATCCATACTACCAAAAGCGTCTGCTAAGAGTTTAGCTGCTCTTGATCCTACCAATTTAATGCCTAATCCAAAAATTACGCGATCTAAATCATTCTTTTTAGATTTTTCGATAGCATTTATTAAATTTTGAGCAGATTTTTCTCCCATTCTCTCTAATGGAAGAATATCTTCTTTTTTTAAATAATACAAATCAGCAGCATCTTTAATTAAATTATTTTCTAAAAGCAATGTAACAATAGACTCTCCAAGCCCATCAATATTCATAGCATCTCTAGATACAAAATGAATAAGTCCTCTTCTTAATTGAGCAGGACAAGCAGCATTTATACATCTTGTAACAGCTTCTCCTTCTAATCGAACAGTTTCTTCTTTACAAACAGGACAAATAGTAGGCATACTAAATTGTTTTTCATCTCCTGTTCGTTCATCAAAGAGTACACGTACTACAGCTGGTATTACATCTCCAGCCTTCTCTATAATAACCGTATCTCCAATACGAATATCCTTTTCTTTAATATAATCTTCATTATGAAGTGTTGCTCTACTAATAACAGAACCAGCTACTCTTACCGGTTCAAGCTCTGCTGTCGGAGTTAAAGCTCCTGTTCTTCCTACCTGAACAGTAATATTTTTTACCTTTGTCTTTTTCTGCTGAGCAGGAAATTTATAAGCAATAGCCCATTTTGGACTCTTTGATCTTAAGCCAATCTTTTCTCTTTGATATAAATCGTTCACTTTAATAACTAAACCATCTATATCAAAAGCTAGCTGACTTCTTTTCTCTGCCCATTTTTCACATTGCTCTATAACTTCCTTTATACTTTGACAGACTTTATACATAGAAGTTTTAAACCCTAATTTCTTTAGATATTCAAAGCCTTCGGTATGTGTATTAATATGCATATTTTCCATTCTTTGAATGTTAAAAACAAATATATCTAAATTCCTTTTGGCTGCTACTTTAGGGTCAAGCTGTCTTAAAGAACCTGCTGCTGCATTTCTAGGATTTGCAAAAATAGTTTCTCCTTTTTCTGCTTGTTTTTGATTCAATTCTGCAAATTTTTCCCGGGAAATATAAACTTCTCCCCTTACTTCTATGTCAACTTCCTCTTTTAATCTCAACGGAATAGTTTTTATAGTACGCAAATTCTTCGTAATATCTTCTCCTACAAATCCATCCCCACGGGTAGCACCTTGTACAAATTTACCCTTTTCATACTTTAATCCTACTGACAATCCATCAATCTTTGGTTCTACAACATATTCTATTTTATCACCAATAATTTTTCGAATGCTTCTATCAAAATCAATTAAATCTTCTTTATTGTATGAATTACTAAGACTTAGCATAGGTACACTATGCTGTACTTGACTAAATGCTGATAATGGTTCTCCACCAACTCTTTGAGTTGGTGAATCATCACGAATCAGCTCTGGAAAACTTTTTTCTAAATGAATTAATTCATCCATCATTTGATCATATTCATAATCTGTAATTTCTGGACTATCCAGTACATAGTATTTATAGTTATGCTCATTTAGCATTTCTATTAATTCATCTATTTTACTACGTGCTTCTTCTCTATTCATATAAGCCACCCTTTCTATAACACAGTAATTGGTGCATATTCCTTTATGAACTTTTTAATACCAGCATGATCAAAAGCAATAGTAAGCTCCGTATCGTTTCCTTTCTTCTTAACAGATATAACTGTACCTATTCCAAATTTGTCGTGCTTTATTTTTGTACCGGGCTTTACTTCCTTCACTCCTGTACTGCTAACATTTTTTTGTATGGTATTATTTATACTTGTACCTCTGTAAATACCGGGTGACGGTGCTAATACCATTTTATCTCTTCTTAACATTTCTTCTTTATCTCGATCAATTAGCTCCTCTGCAATTTCATCAATAAATCTAGACATTGGATTGTAGTTAGTTCTCCCGTATAGCATTCTCATTTTTGCATGTGTTAAGAATAATACTTCCTCAGCCCTTGTAATACCTACATAACAAAGTCTTCTTTCTTCCTCTAACGCTCTATCATCTTCTAACGCTCTTGCTGTAGGGAATATTCTCTCCTCCATCCCTACAAGAAATACAACTGGAAACTCAAGTCCCTTTGCACTATGTAGAGTCATAAGCACTACTGCATTATCCTCATCATCCATTTTATCTAAATCAGAAACTAATGAAATGTTTGCTAAAAACTCTTCTAATGTTTTTACTTCACTGTTTTTTTCAAAGTCCATAGCAACAGATAAAAATTCTTGTAAGTTTTCAATCCTTGACTGAGCTTCTACTGTATTTTCCTTCCTTAGCTCATCCAAATAACCTGATTCCTCTAATACATTTTTTATTAAATCAGTTACACATATCTCTTCCTTTTCTAAACCAAATTTTGTAATCAACATGACAAAATCTCTAATCCCAGCTTTTACTCTTCTTGAAAAACCATCTATCAATTTATCATCTAATAATACGCTAAAAATACTCTCTCCTGTTTCATTAGCAGCGTCTTGTAATTTTTCAACAGTTCGATCCCCAATTCCTCTTTTAGGAACATTTATAACTCTTTTCAAGCTTACATCATCTACAGGATTTTGAATCAAACGCAAATATGCCACAATGTCTTTAATTTCTTTTCGATCATAGAACTTTAATCCCCCATAAATGCGATATGGAATACCTGCTTTCATAAGAGTATCCTCTAGCACACGAGATTGCGCATTAGTTCTATAAAGCATAGCAAATTCTTTATAATTTCTTCCATCAGCCTCTACCATAGCTCTAATTTGATTGACAACAAACTGGGCTTCATCATGTTCATTATTAGCACGATAATATCTTATGATCTCTCCTCTATCTTGTGATGTCCATAATCTTTTATCCTTTCTTCCGTAATTGTTTTGGATTACACAATTTGCAGCGTCTAAGATATTCTGCGTAGAACGATAATTTTGCTCTAGCTTTATTACTACAGCATTTTTAAAATCGTCTTCAAAATTTAAGATGTTTCTTATATCTGCCCCTCTCCAGCTGTAAATACTTTGGTCATCATCCCCCACAACACATAAATTTTTGTGCTTGTCTGCAAGCATAGATACTAATTTATATTGTAGCTGGTTTGTATCCTGATACTCATCTACCATAATATATTGAAATTTATTTTGATAATAACTAAGAGTCACTTTATCCTTTTCAAATAATTCTACAGTCTTAAAAATCAAATCATCAAAATCTAATGCATTATTCTTTTTTAATTTTTTCTGATAAAGTGTATAGATTTTTCCAATCGTCTCCATCTGAAAATCTCCTGCATACTCTTTATCAAACGCTTTTGGCGTAAGCATTTTATCCTTTGCTTCACTAATACGACTTAATACCATTGGAATAGGATATAATTTGTCATTAATATTTAACTCTTTATAGCATTCTTTTAAAACTACCTTTTGGTCTGTTGCATCATATATGACAAAATCTCTTGTATAATCTATTTTTTCAATATCACGTCTTAAAATCTTTACACAAGCTGAATGAAAAGTACTCACCCATATATCTGTAGGGCGTCCTAATAAATTTTCTACTCTATATTTCATCTCTTTAGCTGCTTTATTAGTAAAGGTAATAGCCAAAATATTTCCTGGATAAACCCCTAATTCTTCTATTAAATATGCTATTCTATGCGTTAAAACTCTAGTCTTTCCTGAGCC includes:
- a CDS encoding ABC transporter permease produces the protein MGRFIANRTFSMIITLLLVITITFFLMHAIPGGPFTREKALPPAVIKALEAKYKLDQPLWKQYIDYLGDVIRGDLGPSFQRTGVTVNQLIEKGFPISAKIGGLAVILVLILGVPIGIISALKQNKWQDQLAMFFATLGVTIPSFVLGTLIIYIFSSKLGILPSFGLKTWKHYIGPVIALSGFSLSFVARLTRSSMLEVLQQDYIRTARAKGLPEFTVVVKHALKNALIPVVTYVGPLVAAILTGSFVVERIFAIPGMGKHFVESVGNRDYTVLMGMTIFYAIFLVVMVLVVDVVYGFIDPRIKIDK
- a CDS encoding ABC transporter ATP-binding protein, whose amino-acid sequence is MKKNDDILLEVKNLKKYFPIRKGFFGKDIQYVKAVDDVSFYIKKGETLGLVGESGCGKSTTGRTLIRLYEPTEGEIIFNGVEIGMMNERELHPFRKKMQMIFQDPYASLNSRMTVGDIIGEALDIHNLASGKLRTEIIHDLLSKVGLNPDHAIRYPHEFSGGQRQRIGIARALAVKPEFIICDEPISALDVSIQAQVVNMLGDLQEELGLTYLFIAHDLSMVRYISDRIGVMYLGKLVEIADSDEIFENPAHPYTKALLSAIPIPDPDISKEKHRILLKGDVPSPLNPPSGCRFCTRCPHAMKKCAENEPIMKDIGGGHMAACHLL
- a CDS encoding ABC transporter permease, with translation MMELNKIPQDMWQPIGMKDREKEKIVRPSMTYWQDAWRRLKKNKLAMLGLFMIIIIFAFAIIGPIFSSYTYSEQNLLRGNEGPSSEHWFGTDAHGRDLFIRVLYGARISLTVAVIATLVNFFIGVLYGGISGYMGGKIDNVMMRIVDVISTIPLVLYAIILMVVIGSGLKSIIITLGTIYWVKMARIVRGQVLSLKEQEYVLAAKTLGASTWRILYRHLIPNAMGVIIVTMTMQIPSAIFTESFLSFIGLGVSAPMSSWGSLASDALGGLRSYPYQLFFPSIAICITMLAFNFLGDGLRDALDPRLRK
- a CDS encoding ABC transporter ATP-binding protein, whose translation is MKNEKILEVKDLYTSFFTHVGEVKAIRGVSFHLDKGEAIGIVGESGSGKSVTSMSIMRLLQYPGKIVDGKITFKGKDVVNMSEKEMQRIRGNEMAMIFQDPMTSLNPVYTIGNQIMEAIRHHQGLSKKQAREKAVEMLKLVGIPSPEKRIDNYPHEFSGGMRQRAMIAMALSCEPSLLIADEPTTALDVTIQAQILELMKDLKEKINTSIILITHDLGVVADVCTRIIVMYGGLIMEEGTTEQIFYNPKHPYTMGLLKSIPRLDLGEKQRLVPIEGTPPDLLNPPKGCPFAERCPYTMKICQEMKPPYFEEEKGHRSMCWLLHKNAPQVEVDTGVKRGRI
- the ligA gene encoding NAD-dependent DNA ligase LigA, with amino-acid sequence MNREEARSKIDELIEMLNEHNYKYYVLDSPEITDYEYDQMMDELIHLEKSFPELIRDDSPTQRVGGEPLSAFSQVQHSVPMLSLSNSYNKEDLIDFDRSIRKIIGDKIEYVVEPKIDGLSVGLKYEKGKFVQGATRGDGFVGEDITKNLRTIKTIPLRLKEEVDIEVRGEVYISREKFAELNQKQAEKGETIFANPRNAAAGSLRQLDPKVAAKRNLDIFVFNIQRMENMHINTHTEGFEYLKKLGFKTSMYKVCQSIKEVIEQCEKWAEKRSQLAFDIDGLVIKVNDLYQREKIGLRSKSPKWAIAYKFPAQQKKTKVKNITVQVGRTGALTPTAELEPVRVAGSVISRATLHNEDYIKEKDIRIGDTVIIEKAGDVIPAVVRVLFDERTGDEKQFSMPTICPVCKEETVRLEGEAVTRCINAACPAQLRRGLIHFVSRDAMNIDGLGESIVTLLLENNLIKDAADLYYLKKEDILPLERMGEKSAQNLINAIEKSKKNDLDRVIFGLGIKLVGSRAAKLLADAFGSMDVLMNASEEQITNIPEIGHKMAESIVAFFKEDRNLEIIEKLRTAGVNMKAIKKSDENDKIEKKFEGLTFVLTGTLKKYKRSEAKKIIEDLGGRVSGSVSKKTDYVLAGAEAGSKLDKANNLGIKVISEEEFEQMIQ
- a CDS encoding peptide ABC transporter substrate-binding protein, giving the protein MSKKFFVLFLVMILIITVFTGCVGSSDKQKEDEVQGETKNVSVLRWNLRSEPKTIDPQLNSASDGGHVINNIFEGLMREIDGKLISGMAESYDVSDDGLTYTFHLRDAKWSDGKPVRAQDFEYAWKRALDPNLVPEPSEYAFQLFYIKGAQDAYEGKGSLDDVSIKCKDDKTLEVTLSAPTPYFLDLTTFYTYMPVRKDMVEKDPEGWARNPELAVSNGPFSLENYIMGDRIILKKNKYYWNADKVKLDKIKAMMIVEESTALTAYEAGELDVIDQIPVQEIPRLKKEDPTFMIWPEVGTYYYIFNVNAKPVDDIRVRRALTLAIDRKTICEEIAKGGELPATGFTPPGLLDAEGKEFQKVAGDYGIDPNDAKVEEAKKLLAEAGYPDGKGFPEVTVIYNTLEKHKAIAEAIQEMWRQNLGIEVKLQNQEWAVFQDARHHGNFQIARAGWLGDYADPMTMLDLWLSYSGNNDCQWNNPEYDKLIEKSKLLTGKERFELLYKAQALMMDTNIVMPIYYYTRPQMVKEYVKDWQKTKMGHWFFGYVSIER
- the pcrA gene encoding DNA helicase PcrA translates to MDLSMLNPPQREAVLKTEGPLLILAGAGSGKTRVLTHRIAYLIEELGVYPGNILAITFTNKAAKEMKYRVENLLGRPTDIWVSTFHSACVKILRRDIEKIDYTRDFVIYDATDQKVVLKECYKELNINDKLYPIPMVLSRISEAKDKMLTPKAFDKEYAGDFQMETIGKIYTLYQKKLKKNNALDFDDLIFKTVELFEKDKVTLSYYQNKFQYIMVDEYQDTNQLQYKLVSMLADKHKNLCVVGDDDQSIYSWRGADIRNILNFEDDFKNAVVIKLEQNYRSTQNILDAANCVIQNNYGRKDKRLWTSQDRGEIIRYYRANNEHDEAQFVVNQIRAMVEADGRNYKEFAMLYRTNAQSRVLEDTLMKAGIPYRIYGGLKFYDRKEIKDIVAYLRLIQNPVDDVSLKRVINVPKRGIGDRTVEKLQDAANETGESIFSVLLDDKLIDGFSRRVKAGIRDFVMLITKFGLEKEEICVTDLIKNVLEESGYLDELRKENTVEAQSRIENLQEFLSVAMDFEKNSEVKTLEEFLANISLVSDLDKMDDEDNAVVLMTLHSAKGLEFPVVFLVGMEERIFPTARALEDDRALEEERRLCYVGITRAEEVLFLTHAKMRMLYGRTNYNPMSRFIDEIAEELIDRDKEEMLRRDKMVLAPSPGIYRGTSINNTIQKNVSSTGVKEVKPGTKIKHDKFGIGTVISVKKKGNDTELTIAFDHAGIKKFIKEYAPITVL